From the Panulirus ornatus isolate Po-2019 chromosome 34, ASM3632096v1, whole genome shotgun sequence genome, the window agagagagagagagagagagagagagagagagagagagagagagagaaatgccctTAGTAAACACCgttacattaccaccatcaccatcatgctccactacccccacactaccagcgttaccatcaccaccatactccatatacatctatctacatgctccacaaccccacactcaccacaTCATACTCCACTTATCCCCAAAGCGCTCCACAACCCCACAGTTAACACCTTCCTATACTCATCAATcccacacataccaccatcatGCTCCACAACTCCACACTTACCCCGACTGTGCTCCTGCAGCGCTTAGGAAACCAGCCAAGTCTACCGCATGGGACCATTAATGATCaggtgtgatggtgtgtatgCGTCTGTACGGTTTGGACTGGATTATAAAACTGAGGCTTTTAAGCCGAGccctggagcttctaaggctactTAGCATTCTTAATACAGTATATACCTGCATGGAGAAAGTGCAGGGCTATCAAATAATAAGTGTGCAGCGTCTTTACTGTGTTCGTTGCATTGTGGGCATAAGAGGCCTTGTGGTATGTAGAAACAAGGTTTGTAGTGCTTGGAGGGGGTAGATGGTATCTGGAACACAAAGGGGTATGGAAGACTTTtatgtgtctggggagtgcagtttctaatgggtgtatatACACGTCTGGCGGGGTGGCGCTAAAGACTGGGTCGATTACGGGCTGTTGGGTCATTATGGTGTGTATATGCTTTGTCAATGTTGTCTTCAttagggtgtggagggaggggggggggtttctatTTCTGTCTGGCGGTTAGTGGTTGGCTGTGGAGTAGTTTGGACGAGAAAGGCTTCCGTGCTGTAGCAAAAAACTGAGTGCTACGCATACCGAGGCGAGACTGTGTTGGGAGGATCTTAgtttcactgtgtaggtgttgAACGTCTTATGGTTGCTAGGTGGCCGGTGATTGTTCCCAGTGCTCTGTTCTATGTGGTTTGTAGATTTATCATATTTGCATTGGACAGGGGGGATAACCAGGAtaatgaggcatagtttagggtggagagGATGATCTTGTTCGTATAGTATAGTTGGGGGACTAATTTTTCTTACCAGGACGTGTTCTGAGGGCGTTTAGTTTGTTTGCTGCTgtatgttgatgtttgtggtttgGGCAGTaaatgtcacgtgtgtgtgtgtgtgtatcgcaaGTGATACCCACAATGTTGGAGTTTTGTTGAGTGGCTATTTAAGGTGACAGGAAGGTTGGGGTTGGCGCGTAACAGAGTCCCGGCGGGCAAGGAGGTCCTCACCAAGCGTCACCGGGGAGGACGGCTCGCGTTTGCTTGCCAGTTGCCAGTACGTCGAGGCAAGGGAGGAGTTGCCAGTACGTCGAGGCAGGCGAGAAGAGGCCAATATGTCGAGGCAGGGGAGGAGTTGCCAATACGAGGTAGGGGAGGAGTCGCCAATACGTCGAGGCAAGGGAGGAATTGCCAATACGTCGAGGCAGGGGAGGAGTTGCCAACACGTCGAGGCAGGTGAGGAGTGGCCAGTACGTCGAGGCAAGGGAGGAATTGCCAATACGAGGCAGGGGAGGAGTCGCCAATACGTCGCGAGTGGTGGGTCTTCACGGACGGAAGAATATGTAATAGTGGATCTCACGGCAGACTATACTGCTGGAGACGAAACGACGATCCTCACTCTttccatgtctttcgtctgtgtGGTGAAACGTGGAGTTATGCCGTAAGCTCGGGGAAATATATCACGTACAGCCCTTAAAGCATTCACATTACATATTTTTCCCTATCTCACATTTTggacataaacatatatgaaaaggCGAGGTCTGGCCCCAAGATTGTGAAGGTGTAGGGGTGATCAGGTCTCCACGGTAAAGAGGAAGCAGTCCAGGTAGAGAGGGATGCTTCAACATCCTCAAATACGTGGTCAATGAGGAGAAACGAGTTATTAAGGAGGATATAGAATCGCTAATGTGAACTTTAATACCAAGTTCGTCTTCAtcacagaacatacaggaggaagggtgatgggaaATTGATAGTTGATGAAAAAAGGTCTATAAAGAGAAGACGATATGTAATGAGTTTAACCATAGGTCTGTACCACTCTGCCAAGTTTATAGGTAAACACAAAGATATCAACATGAGAAATTCAAGACATATTGAACGTTTTACACTTTTGGCACAACAGTGAtggtggtcctgtgtgtgtgtgtgtgtgtgtgtgtgggaggaatgtaCACAGTGATCTCAGGGAGACAAGCCGAGAGTAGGACCCGCCAGCCTTCCCACCCACCGTAGCTAACCACAGTAACAATAACTAACCGATTGTTTGGCAATTTCGACTGACCGCCAACCAGGTCTATACACCCTACTGAATTGTACCAGGCGAGTCTGTCCGCAACTGCACAAATTCTCttctgtaagtatatatatatattatataggtagcgcaaagaaacagacgaaagaatggcccaacccacctacatacacatgtatatacataaacgcccacacacgcacatatacacacctatacatttcaacgtttacataaatatacatatatacacatgtacatattcatacttgctgctttcatgtattcccgtcgccaccccgccacacatgaaacagcacctcccccttcccccttgcgCGCGGGCGCAAgatagcgctagcaaaagacaacaactTCATGGCAGGTGATGCAAgaagatgtgtaggtgtgtgttctGGGTAAGGGGAAAGCTACCCTTGTCTCGCCCAATTGCTTAGCTGTTGCGGCAGAGGAAGCAAGACCAGCCACAAGGCTTTGAGAAGATAACACTCGATACTTTACGGTATTTGGGGATTTTTGAGGTGGATTCCTGCTGATCTTGACGAGCCTCGAGCATGATGTCCAGGAAGTCACCAcgccgttgctcaccactgtcaCGGTGCCTTATCGTCTCCGTAACTATATCCTTGAAGAACGTCACTTCAGGGGACAAAAGACTAAGCTTCAGCAACTGGAAGATCTTGGGAAACAGCAATGCCAGCAAGAACTTCAACATCCCGAGGATTTTAAACTCGGTCAACTTTTCTGCCATGGTGTGGAAAGTGGACGTCCCCTCCGCGAGGCTGTTCGTCTCAATACCAAACGCACAGGACGAGATGACTTCCAGGGTGAACAGACCAAAGCATCTCTTCAAGCGGATGGCCGGGTTACTTCCAATCTCTTGATGTAGATAGGTGACGAGTTCGTCGACCTTAGCCCCTACCAGAGGGAACATTCCCTTCATCCTCCCGGAGGTGAAGGCCGGAGAGATCACTGACCGGATGCCCTTCCAGTGGTCCCCAGTGGCCTGCGTCAGCATTTCATTGAAGAACTCGTCCCTCTTCCCTGTTAACCTGAAGTTCCGTCGGTCGACAAAATGGTCGAAGTCTTTGATAAAGATGGCCTTGATGAGTTCAGGGTCGAACACCAGAAGCGTGGGGTTGTGCAGCTCGAACAAACCGACCAGGCCGGAGCCACCAACTTTCCTATACACCTGGCAGGAAGACGTGGCGCTCAGTCACCTCCTGGACCCATGCGATACATGATACTAATACATCTTCCACCTGCTCGTCCTTACTCTGTCTTCCTATATATCTACCTGCACGTTTTTACTCTGTCTTACTGATACATCTACCTGCACATCCTTATTCCGTCTTACTGGTACATCTACCTGCACGTCCTCATTCTGTCTTACTGATACATCTACCTCCACGTCCTTATTCCGTCTTACTGGTACATCTACCTGCACGTCCTTACTCTGTCTTACTGGTACATCTACCTGTACGTCCTCATTCTGTCTTACTGGTACATTTACCTGCACGTCCTTATTCCGTCTTACTGGTACATCTAGCTGCACGTCCTTACTCTGTCTTACTGGTACATCTACCTGCACGTCCTTAATCTGTGTTACTGgtacatttacatacacgtccttaCTGAGTCTTACTGGTATATCTACCTGCACGTCCTTATCAGATTGTCTTACTGGTACATTCACATACACGTCCTTACTCTGTCTTACTGGTACAGCTACATACACGTCCTTATTCTATGTGGCCTAACTCGTCAATGCTCCTGGCTTATCACATTAATATTCCTGGTCTACCTCATAATATGCCTGGCCTACCTCATCACTCCTCCTCGCCTACCTCATCAATGATACTGTCTACCTCATCACTactcctagcctacctcatcactactcctagcctacctcatcgctaATCCTGACTTACCTCATCGGTAGACCTCGCCTACCTCATCACTATACCTGGCCAACCTCACCACTATATCTAGCCTCATCACGCCTCCTAGCCTAACTCATCAATACTCCTGGCCTACCTCATCAATAATACTGACCTACCTCATCACTGTACATGGATTTCCTCACCAGTACCTCTGACCTACCTCATCAATACTCCTGGCCTACCTCATCAACACCTCTGGCCTACCTCATCAACACCTCTGGCCTACCTCATCAACACCTCTGGCCTACCTCATCAACACCTCTGGCCTACCTCATCAACACCTCTGGCCTACCTCATCAACACCTCTGGCCTACCTCATCAATACCTCTGGCCTACCTCATCAACACCTCTGGCCTACCTCATCAACACCTCTGGCCTACCTCATCAATACCTCTGGTCTACCTCATCAACACCTCTGACCTACCTCATCAACACCTCTGGCCTACCTCATCAATATTATTGGCCTTCCTCACAACAATACCTTGCTTACCTCATCGGTGAAGAGCCACATGGGGGTCTTATTGGTAAAGAACTTGTGGGTGTGGCCGACGAAGGGTAGGAGGCCTGGCGCCGTGGGTATCCCGCGGGAGGACCAGTAACTGTGTCGGTACTTCGAGTAAGCCAAGGCCGCCGTCAGCAGTGCCGTCACCACCAGAAGAACCACAGCCACCGTCAGCATTGTCTCCCCCTGTCAAAACCATACGAACTTACACacgtattatcatcattttggaTGTGCCCAGCAGCGCACGGAGGGCTCGCCCTTACCGAAATCTGAATGGGTAAAAATGCATTCCTGCATAGGTCATTGAAAGACATATAAGAATTTGACAAAAGGATTAGTACGAGAATAACATCTGTTCATACAAAACAATAAACACACAGGTCAATTTCATCTCAGAAACGAAATGGTATCTTAGTCACGATATTAAATAAAAGATTTCCAACATTGAATAAAAGATTTCCAAAAGTTCATAAATTGTTCTCTATCCTGCCAGGCAAGGGTGTTCGCTCCCAACACACAAATACCAGGTAACTTTTCTTAATTCGTCACAACGCACTCAGGTCAAATGTGGTCAAAGCTTACTATGCCAGTCAGTCAAAAcagttcacacacttttacccGAAACTGCCTTCGTCCACGAACTTCTTCATTAGTACCAGCACCACTTCGTTCACCCTCTAAGTCAAGCTCCAAATCTAACTCCACAGgttttctgcttcactatcctagTATAATTCACATCTGGAGCCCAACCAGAGTATTTAGTTAAGGCGACCCTGACACATTTCTTCTCCCTACCAGTTGGTTCCCTTGGCCTcagtgcgtccgtccgtccgtgacaCAATGCAGCAGGCCAGAACCAGCTATACACATCTGGGTATTGTGCATCCTCTCTCACGGCCAGCGTCCCTAGACGACGCCGAGACCCTAACACGAATTCTTGTCAAAAATTTGCAGTTTTCCTCACTGCCGAGAATTCCCCATATCAAAACAATCAAATACTCTCTGTGCACCATATATACAACCTTGCTCCACAACTCAACTACAAAACCTGCATAGATAACAGCAAAATATCCACCATTCGTACTGGACGTGTCGCAGGCCTACCAACCTCAACCAGCTAACTTTTATCTTTATGCAGTTATATTATCCATATTAGTTTGTGAagaaagcttactggaaagctaggaagacatttcatgCTTCTTGTCACAAAGACgtgacaaataaggatgtctaaatgtgtcatGTCGCCCTATTCTCTCAACTtaactaatctaagacatgttttaAAAATCAGTGCTTACAATTtcgctttccagtacaataataccatcagcaagaccttaataaatagtaggccaaaccATGCAACAACTTAGAGTATTTACTCcctcaaatgcaaggcatgtaaatatatccatgcaggtcagactggtaaaactgtaacggcgaggtgttattggcacagaCATTCACTACGGAGGAATGACCACAAAATTGCGATCGctgaacattgtcatgaaaatgatcatcccatagatctCGTAAATCCCGTCAATCTATACCTCTCTGCTGactatgccacacgtaacgtcactgaatctaTCTCGAttgctaagaactttaatttgcccTTTGggaactttaaagcccatcctagcattaaccaaatcctTATGAGAGAATGGACAAAacataaaaacacaaaaaaagttgTTCGAGACCCACCCAGCTACTTAGGTCAACCCCCCGCCACGTAACccctcccttaatcactctcccttacaacggtttcGACCACACAAAGCAGACAATGCTTGGTTGGCCTGGCAGGATTGGGGTTGGACGGCGAAAATCTagtgggatttaaataactttgttaagtactggcacttgaggtggattgtcttcacgaaacaattcgtgccacatgtatagaaaaattacatgtgaaataaaactgtatgaacgcctactgaagtgcgatttcaccttcatatatacagaatccctggggataggggagaaagaatacttcccacgtattccctgcgtgtcgtggaaggcaactaaaaggggagggagcggggagctggaaatcctccccttcattttttacttttccgaaagaagtaacagagaagggggctaactGAGGATtctcccctctaaggctcagtcctctgttcttgaagctacttCTCTAAGgctgaaaatggcaaatatgcacacacacacacacacacacacacacacacacacacacacacacacacacacacacacacacacacacacacacaaatacgtatATGATATACTAATCGCACAGAGAAGCTGGCTATTCACTTCATCTAACTTCGCAGTGGGAGGTTATGAAAAGCTTGCAACACTGGAGGCAGATATCAGCCGGGGTTCTCCCACCACCTCACGGCTTGGATACCTTATCAATGGGTCAACTGATGACTTATCTGTGGTCGTCATCTCCCGGGATCGTCGCCTCTCACCATGACTCGAGGCTTCCCACAGATTTAACTtggtgacagctagagtgtgctGGTGTActacccctaacctaacctcacacagAGGCATGTGTACTCCCTCATTACCCTTGATGTACTTATGGTATATAGCAGTGGTATACATCTGGtatacagagtatatatatatatatatatatatatatatatatatatatatatatatatatatatatatatatatattttttttttttttttttcatactattcgctatttcccgcattagcgaggtagcgttaagaacagaggactgggccttagagggaatatcctcacctggcccccttctctgttccttcttttggaaaaaagaaaaaaaaaaaaacccgagaggggaggatttccagccccccgctcccagagAGAGACTTACGCCAATATTTCTcccataggtaaaaaaaaaataaaaagaccaaGGAAGGGAACCTGATAATTCCCAATTTCCAGATAATAATCTGTGATGTGCTGATACAAGgcctcttctgctgctgctatagTGGGCGTAACTGGGATATGTCTCACGAAGTGAGGAGTCATCTTACCGAGTCTTGCACTGTAAAAccgaacatgtacacacacaagtGCTTTGCGCATGCCATGCCAGTTGAGTCAACTATGATCAAAGGGTCGGGTAGCTTGCATGCATGTTACTTACTAGCTCTTTCAAAAACACTGGTGATATCACTTTCTTGATTAAGGCAGTACACTTTGTTCTGTGGAGTCTGACACTCTTATGAGCTTGAATTGAAGGTCAGAACTCTCTTAAAAAGATCACAAAAGTAATTAAGTGAAATTATGTGATGAATGACGAGCAACATACACTGAAAGCTGTAGTTCAAATTTTTGGGACTTTTTCTCCCTTCGAGACAGCAGTTTTCCATATACATTTGTTTGTGACTTATCTTTAACATGTTTTATCTGTGCTTGACTGATTCACCAGGTTTTATCAAATCAGTTCAATGGGATCTAACCtcagtcttacacactttacagCGAGCCTTCGTGTGATCATTTTTCACTTctaaaactatcttttttttttcgaatgatGAGTCTCTTAGCCAAGAGCTCTGAAAAGCTTTGTCATATATACACCACTTCCATTAATGTCATATCTTTTCATCATCCTGACCTTCACGTCCTTCCCCACTATCATACATTATCATGTGATCGCATGATATTGCATCTCATCATATCCTGACCTTCATAGCATTCCCTACTATCACCTACATACTATCACGGGATCGCTTTATACTGTGTATCATCGTCGACCCAGCACATCACTCCTACCAAATATTATGCTTCTCATCCACTTTCATCAgctatatatattgtcttggacaatcgcatgtttaccaaatggcgtcctagttacgtctcttcgttgtatatcaactgactgttatatttctctccgtgtctcccctgatgatgtgattattagacgaaagtgcacttgggaactcatcgtatttcattttccccgtggactaataggagtatacttgatcacgcgcaaaattgtggaaggaggtaaataaagctcttaagacaatagaacaaaggggaacatcggtgaaggaggcttatggggaggtaataacaagtagcggtgatgtgagaaggagatggagtgagtattttgaaggtttgttgaatgtgtaagataagagtgacagatataaggtgttttggtcaaggtggtaggCGAAGTAAgtggtttagggagaatgatttggtaaacagagaagaggtagtgaaagctttgcgggagatgaaagccggcaacgcggcgggttttgatggtattgcagtgaaaatcattaaaaaaggaggtgactgtgttgttgattggttggtgaggatattcaatgtatatatggctcatgatgaagtacctgaggattggcggaatgcatgcatagtaccattgtacaaaggcaaaggggataaaggcgagtgttcaaattacacaagtataagtttatcgagtattcctgggaaattatatgggagagtattgattgagagggtgaaggcatgtacagagcatcagactggggaagagcaatgtggttttagaagtggtagaggatgtgtggatcaagtgtttgctctgaagaatgtatgagaaatacttagaaaaagaaatggatttgtatgtagcattcatggatctggagaaggcatatgacagagatgctctgtggaaggtattaagagtatatggtgagggaggtaagttgctagaggcaatgaaaagtttttatcgaggatgtaaagcatgtgtacgagtaggaagagaggaaagtgattggtttccagtgaatgtcggtttgcggtagaggtgagtgatgtctccattgttgtttaatttgtttatggaacgggttgttagggaggtgaatataagagttttggagagaggggcaagtatgcagtatgctgtggatgagagggtttgggaagtgagtcagctgttgttcgctggtgatacagcgctggtggctgattcgggtgagaaactgcagaggctggtgactgaatttggtaaagtgtgtgaaagaagaaagctgagagtaaatgtgaataagagcaaggttattaggtacagtagggttgagggacaagtcaattgggaggtaagtttgaatggagaaaaactggaggaagtgaagtgttttagatatctgggagtggatctggcagcggatggaaccatggaagcggaagtggatcatagggtgggggagggggcgaaaatcctgggagccttgaagaatgtgtggaagtcgagaacattatcccggaaagcaaaaatgggtatgtttgaaggaatagtggttccaacaacgttatatggttgcgaggcgtgggctattgatagggttgtgcgaagggtggatgtgttggaaatgagatgtttgaggacaatatgtggtgtaaggtggtttgatcgagtatgtaatgaaagggtgagaaggATGTGCCGTAAtaaaaaagtgcgtggttgagacagcataagagggtgtattgtaatggtttggtcacgtggagagaaggagtgagggaagattgacaaagaagatatgtgtgtcagaggtggagggaacgaggagaagtgggagaccaaattgaaggtggaaggatggagtgaaaaagattctgagcgatcggtgtctgaacatgtaggagggtgaaaggcgggcaaggaacagagtgaattggatcgatgtggtataccggggtcgacgtgctgtcaatggatggaatcagggcacgtgaagcgtctggggtaaaccatggaaagttctgtggggcctggatgtggaaagggagctgtgatttcgggcattgttgcatgacagctggagactgagtgtgagcgaatggagcctttgttgtcttttcctggcgctgcctcgcgcacatgaagggggagggggatgttattccgtgtg encodes:
- the LOC139759985 gene encoding cytochrome P450 3A11-like isoform X2, which codes for MLTVAVVLLVVTALLTAALAYSKYRHSYWSSRGIPTAPGLLPFVGHTHKFFTNKTPMWLFTDEVYRKVGGSGLVGLFELHNPTLLVFDPELIKAIFIKDFDHFVDRRNFRLTGKRDEFFNEMLTQATGDHWKGIRSVISPAFTSGRMKGMFPLVGAKVDELVTYLHQEIGSNPAIRLKRCFGLFTLEVISSCAFGIETNSLAEGTSTFHTMAEKLTEFKILGMLKFLLALLFPKIFQLLKLSLLSPEVTFFKDIVTETIRHRDSGEQRRGDFLDIMLEARQDQQESTSKIPKYPLKDLTIEAESFLFIIGGYDTTTSTLSFVTFLLAQHPTEQQRLREEVRDIIKEHGTLTYQSVMEAKILDACISETLRLCPPAFYIERQCTKDYTLPDTSVIVPEKTIVGVPAWSLHRDPRYWSEPEIFSPDRFLPENKGMIKAGTYLPFGLGPRNCIGMRFALMEVKLALAKIVDEFELSCVPGREQIEYSNHVGNMRPHEDLSLIFTPVGK
- the LOC139759985 gene encoding cytochrome P450 3A11-like isoform X1; translation: MRALKCLPSRRVVPPSRGETMLTVAVVLLVVTALLTAALAYSKYRHSYWSSRGIPTAPGLLPFVGHTHKFFTNKTPMWLFTDEVYRKVGGSGLVGLFELHNPTLLVFDPELIKAIFIKDFDHFVDRRNFRLTGKRDEFFNEMLTQATGDHWKGIRSVISPAFTSGRMKGMFPLVGAKVDELVTYLHQEIGSNPAIRLKRCFGLFTLEVISSCAFGIETNSLAEGTSTFHTMAEKLTEFKILGMLKFLLALLFPKIFQLLKLSLLSPEVTFFKDIVTETIRHRDSGEQRRGDFLDIMLEARQDQQESTSKIPKYPLKDLTIEAESFLFIIGGYDTTTSTLSFVTFLLAQHPTEQQRLREEVRDIIKEHGTLTYQSVMEAKILDACISETLRLCPPAFYIERQCTKDYTLPDTSVIVPEKTIVGVPAWSLHRDPRYWSEPEIFSPDRFLPENKGMIKAGTYLPFGLGPRNCIGMRFALMEVKLALAKIVDEFELSCVPGREQIEYSNHVGNMRPHEDLSLIFTPVGK